The genome window GCGGGCGGACCAGGAGTCGGGGAGATCGAGTTTGATCAGGCGCGAGGTCTCGCCGGTCGGGGTGAGGTGGATGTCGGCGCGGGACTGGCCCGCGGGGAGGGCGGGCTCGATGCGCTTGGCCCACTCGATGACGACGACGCCGGAGCCGTCGGTGACGCGGTCCCAGCCGAGGGAATCCAGTTCATCGGCGCCGGCGAGGCGATAGGCGTCGACGTGGAACAGGGAGGGGCCGGCGGTGGGTTGGGTAGGGGGGGAGGGGGGATGGGGGGGGTCGGGCCGGTACTCGTGGACGATGACGAAGGTGGGGCTGGAGACGATGGACTCGGCGATCCCCATGCCGCGGGCGATGCCGCGGACCAGGCGGGTCTTGCCGGCGCCCAGTTCGGCGTGGAGCCCGACGATGTCGCCGGGACGGAGGATGCGCGCGAGGGCGGCGCCAAGGGCGATGGTGTCGTCTTCGGAGTTGGAGGTGTGGGTGATGACCATGGGGAGGTGGACGGGGGTGTGGACTCTAGTGGTCCGCGTGGTCGTAGCCGAGGGTGGAGATGTCGATCGGCGGGGTGCCCGGTTCGAGGGCGACGCAGCCGTGGCCGGGGGTGACGCGGCCGATGCGGGTGACGGGCGTGCCCGCGAGGCGATCCGGGACCGGGGCACCGGGGGCGGCGGCGAAGAGGAGTTCGTAGTCCTCGCCATCGGAGGCGGCGCGGCGCCAGTCGGCGAGGCCGTCGGACCGGGGGATGGCGGGGGCGTCGATCTCGATGCGGGTGCCGGAGGCGAGGGCCATGCGGCCGGCGTCGCGCCCGAGGCCGTCGGAGAGGTCCATCATGGCGTGGAGCGAGTCGCCGAGGGCCGCGAGGAGGTCGGCGACTTCGCGGAGGCGGGGCTCGAAGGAGAGGTGGCGGCCGGAGGCGAGGGCGTTGCCGAGTTTTCCGGTGACGTAGAGGTCGTCGCCGGGGCGGGCGCCGGAGCGGAGGATGGGGCGAGCGATGGGCTGGCCGACGATGGTGACGGTGAGGGAGAGGCGGGGCGCGGGGTGGTCCGCGCCCCACATCGCGATGTCGCCGCCGACCAGGGGGCAGCCGAAGTGGCGGGCCCAGCGGGCCATGGCGTCGAAGAGGGCGTCGGCGTGGGGGTGGGCGTGGGGGAGCAGGGCCGCCGCGAGACCCCATCGCGGCGAGCCGGCCATCGCGGCGATGTCGCTGACGGTGCGGGCGATCGCCTTGCGGGCGATGAGGTCGATCGGGGTGTCCGGGGCGAAGTGGCGGGACTCGACGAGTTGGTCGACCTTCAGGAGGAGGGGGTCGCCGGAGTGGGAGCGGACGACAGCGCAGTCGTCGCCCGGGCCGACGATGATGTCGGGATCGAGGGCGGCGAGAGAGCCGGAGCGGCCGTAGATGTGGGCGAGGAGGTCGGACTCGCGCATATGGGGAAGGGTAGTGGGGGACTCGATGGGCCATTCGAACTCGTCACGCTCGCCTTGCCGGCGCGAGAGCGACGGGGTGAGAACATCAACGCGGCGGTGAGCCACATCGTGTTTGGAGTGGGGATGGACACCACATATCCCAAGGGCTCGCTTCCACCGAGGCGTCCCCACCCGGCGAAGGTGGTGCCGTCGGCGGAGACGGCCTGGGCGGTGTCGAAGAGCCAGCCCGAGGGGAACGAGACGCCGTTGGCGGTGAGGTAGGTGGACAGCAGTTCGGTGCCGCGCTCCGGCGTCCAAACGAATGCAACCTCGCCGGCGCCGACAACTGCCGCACCCGCGACCACGGTTCCCAGGTCGTTGAGTGCGTACGGCGCGATGGAGTTCCACCCGTTGCGCGGCAGGGCTGAAACTTCCCCATCCACCCAAATTGCGAGTTCCGATCCGGATTTTCCAACGATGATCGAGCCATCATTGTTGACCGCCGAGGCCTGCGAGTGGCGCCCCACGGTGCCCGGCAACTGGGGCAGGACTGTCACCCCCTGGTCCGCGGTCCACATCAGGGCATCAGAGTTGAACCCCGAGAAGCCGACGATGGTGCTGCCGTCGCGGCTGATGCCGGTGGCCTCGCTGTAGCCGTCGCCGGGGCTGGTGAAGCCGAGGTTCTGCATCCCGGTTTCCTGGGTCCAGCGGAAGGCGGCGCCGATTTGCTGGGCGATTCCCACGGTGCTCTTGCCCACCACGATTGATCCATCACCGCTTACGCCAGCGGCTTGGGATGCGGTGGCGCCGGGGAGCATGCCGAGTGGCTGGAAGGTCCCCGGACCGCTCCACCGGTAGGCCTGCGCCCCGCTTACCAATCCAGCCTGACCCACCACGGTTGTGCCACTGCCGGAGATCGCATACGCAAGGGTGCCGGGCGGCAGGCCTGATTCGAGTCCGAAATCGTTGCGTCCATCCGCAGCCGTCCACGTAAAGCCCGGCGTCAACTGTGTGCTCACTGAGAACCCAGTAGCGGTGCGTCCGTCCGCGGACAGCCCGTACACGCGGGACGAGGTTGTCCCCGGCGCGGTGCCGACGAGGTTGAACGAGGGCGTCTGCCCGAGAACACTGAGTGTGCCCAGCGAGCCGACGGCCAGCCCCACCGTGAGAGGAAGGAGGGTCCGGGTGTGCATATGGCCTCAACTCTACCACACAACGAACAAACGCCAATACGGATGTGCGATTATGGATAGATGAGAGATACCGGTATCACTCCATCTCCGGTGGTCCGGTCGCCGGACTGCTAGGGCTTGGGGGGCGGTGCGGGGATGAAGACGCCCTCGCCGGGGCCGGGGGTGCCGACGGTGACGGAGCGGACGCGGATGACGCCGTCGCCGCCGGAGTCTTCCATCTCGAACTCGGTGGTCTCGGCGACGATCTCGTCGCCCTCGTCGGTGGTGAAGGCGATGACGTCGGTGTTGTGGCCGAACGCTGGGTCGGCGGGGAGGGCGTTGAGTTGGTCGGGGGTGAGGATGGAGGCGAGTTCGGTGTCGTACCTGGAGTCGAGGTCCTTGCGTGC of Phycisphaeraceae bacterium contains these proteins:
- the tsaE gene encoding tRNA (adenosine(37)-N6)-threonylcarbamoyltransferase complex ATPase subunit type 1 TsaE; this translates as MVITHTSNSEDDTIALGAALARILRPGDIVGLHAELGAGKTRLVRGIARGMGIAESIVSSPTFVIVHEYRPDPPHPPSPPTQPTAGPSLFHVDAYRLAGADELDSLGWDRVTDGSGVVVIEWAKRIEPALPAGQSRADIHLTPTGETSRLIKLDLPDSWSARPGFAALLPPGAPLPAGWVRCSITGRPVPPDSPTFPFADERARMADLNRWLTGAYRVSRDILPDDADDPDLQGPEAHGPSR
- the thiL gene encoding thiamine-phosphate kinase, whose protein sequence is MRESDLLAHIYGRSGSLAALDPDIIVGPGDDCAVVRSHSGDPLLLKVDQLVESRHFAPDTPIDLIARKAIARTVSDIAAMAGSPRWGLAAALLPHAHPHADALFDAMARWARHFGCPLVGGDIAMWGADHPAPRLSLTVTIVGQPIARPILRSGARPGDDLYVTGKLGNALASGRHLSFEPRLREVADLLAALGDSLHAMMDLSDGLGRDAGRMALASGTRIEIDAPAIPRSDGLADWRRAASDGEDYELLFAAAPGAPVPDRLAGTPVTRIGRVTPGHGCVALEPGTPPIDISTLGYDHADH